A genome region from Deltaproteobacteria bacterium includes the following:
- a CDS encoding tetratricopeptide repeat protein — MRRTGGAVQGMIEMRPVIPAVVMAVLLPLAVLAGGEGDAYAARHKGRFPGKCLEDAKKHLSALEKSDKSAPAARKGLEALVAAGCGDSLIEARLGTLRLDSDPAAARKHFEAATSLAADYPDLKPLAASVLFNLAYLLEKAGDLDGAETRYRGVLDADHGYANARTSLITLYQKRARARIAAGDATGAIADIDAAIAEADISENQYGMRFRVFREQLAIQAVEILVASKRFDAVDEYLGRFRAEKNTRGILKAAALMNAAGHRAGEEKAYEMAFDTDSTLHEPVILWAELYENAGDLARAEAIYRRALEKNSRLSRVRYALGVVLYNQGRMKEGVAEVEQASSELPTSAEFRETLEEMKAGMR; from the coding sequence ATGCGACGAACCGGGGGAGCCGTGCAAGGGATGATCGAGATGCGCCCAGTGATACCGGCTGTCGTCATGGCGGTCCTGCTGCCGCTGGCCGTTCTGGCTGGCGGTGAAGGCGACGCCTACGCGGCCCGTCACAAGGGGCGGTTTCCCGGCAAATGTCTTGAAGACGCGAAGAAACACCTGTCTGCCCTTGAAAAATCGGACAAATCCGCGCCGGCGGCACGCAAGGGGCTGGAGGCGCTCGTCGCTGCCGGGTGCGGCGATTCACTGATCGAGGCCCGGCTGGGAACGCTGAGGCTCGATTCCGATCCGGCGGCGGCAAGAAAGCACTTCGAGGCGGCCACCTCGCTAGCGGCGGACTATCCGGACCTGAAACCTCTGGCAGCGTCGGTCCTGTTCAATCTCGCCTACCTGCTGGAGAAGGCGGGCGACCTGGACGGGGCCGAAACGAGATACCGGGGGGTTCTGGACGCGGACCACGGTTATGCCAATGCCCGCACGTCGCTCATTACCCTCTACCAGAAACGGGCCCGCGCCCGCATCGCCGCGGGTGATGCGACCGGTGCCATCGCGGATATCGACGCCGCCATTGCCGAGGCGGATATATCCGAGAACCAGTACGGCATGCGCTTCCGGGTTTTTCGCGAACAACTCGCCATCCAGGCGGTTGAAATCCTCGTGGCGTCGAAGCGGTTCGACGCGGTGGACGAGTATCTGGGCCGTTTCAGGGCGGAAAAGAACACGCGGGGGATACTGAAGGCGGCGGCACTGATGAACGCCGCGGGACACCGGGCAGGCGAGGAGAAGGCCTACGAGATGGCTTTCGATACCGACTCCACCCTGCATGAGCCGGTCATCCTGTGGGCCGAGCTTTATGAAAACGCGGGCGATCTCGCTCGCGCCGAGGCGATCTACCGCCGGGCGCTGGAAAAAAACTCCCGGCTGTCGCGGGTGCGCTATGCGCTTGGCGTGGTTCTGTACAATCAGGGCAGGATGAAAGAGGGCGTTGCCGAGGTAGAGCAGGCGTCCAGCGAACTGCCCACCTCGGCCGAGTTCCGCGAAACCCTGGAAGAGATGAAAGCCGGCATGCGGTGA
- a CDS encoding response regulator transcription factor encodes MEKVLVIEDDENILTAVKILLEEEGFAALTARTLADGRNKTEAENPDIVLLDLMLPDGDGLDYCREYRQKRPGMPVIIVSAKDEEVDKVVGLEIGADDYLTKPFSKRELVARIKSVLRRTAKEKDAPALDREKTLTIRGMKLNPKKYELSFKGTTIRLQPKEFDLLYVLATAPNKVMNRKYLLKTVWGYGPDIETRTIDVHIKNLRVKLKPFFGEDNLIITVPTEGYKLIR; translated from the coding sequence ATGGAAAAGGTACTGGTGATCGAGGATGACGAAAACATCCTCACAGCCGTCAAGATACTCCTCGAAGAAGAGGGATTTGCTGCCCTTACGGCACGCACCCTTGCAGATGGCCGCAACAAGACCGAGGCTGAAAATCCGGATATCGTCCTGCTGGACCTGATGCTGCCGGACGGCGACGGGCTCGACTACTGCCGCGAATACCGGCAGAAACGTCCGGGCATGCCCGTCATCATCGTTTCCGCCAAGGACGAGGAGGTTGACAAGGTGGTGGGCCTCGAAATCGGGGCCGACGACTACCTTACCAAGCCGTTCTCCAAGCGCGAACTGGTGGCCCGGATCAAGTCGGTCCTTCGCCGCACGGCCAAGGAAAAGGACGCGCCCGCGCTCGACCGGGAGAAGACCCTCACCATCCGGGGCATGAAACTGAACCCCAAAAAATACGAACTGTCCTTCAAGGGGACCACGATCCGGCTCCAGCCCAAGGAGTTCGATCTGCTCTACGTACTGGCGACCGCCCCCAACAAGGTGATGAACCGCAAGTATCTACTGAAGACGGTCTGGGGGTACGGGCCGGACATCGAAACCCGCACGATCGACGTCCACATCAAGAACCTGCGGGTCAAGCTGAAGCCGTTCTTCGGCGAGGACAACCTCATCATTACCGTCCCGACCGAAGGCTACAAGCTGATCCGCTAG
- a CDS encoding tetratricopeptide repeat protein: protein MKRRQATYALAVAAVLLTARGASLRAAQDPVHLSVSPLYSSSDKIRVQLMSAEYERLTDNWINQDPSVVNMLNHSRANSDVHPLVQLGAGSLYETIGLFVEAQEQIQAIIKGKARKEAEPGAFFTLQKVYYQAGEYARSASSYSFVAKHPQFRKLDEARYLAGQAYLRLNAPDQAVEVLNQVDISTRWGAYARYSLAVAYTQLNRMDEAVRAYREAIVLADRTVKAGGIEVAERVVTVLRARGPGSENAEEQVVQGSETIRTTLTPLTDSELKALEGLRSRAQIGLGYHYIQFKQYQQAFDALSAVPETDAYFIEALYAKAWALIYQKRLTEAIVLLNSLLKRSRTGQFAYEAYLVVGSCFMNLGAYDRAIKSYRSAQELYKREREVVRAVAEADFFRDRFDLIRSYFILEREGARDPFGLAESRLTDFDQLVYANIVSNPVVRDSYTQFDDIGRYLAALNDRRDNLVRYQIMIDDKLRTVARVADVLDKEWTPRFKDLLEDFTQLDDRINAKGRRFDIWAMASPKETMLLRDLQTKKNAIQEIETDLKGVQGQVGSVSSRLQADAAQDITSRVAASGDRVEKLKRMQRLRAGEAIWKIVAVDPTQRVSREAGIETRQRRDVARIKQDIDRVQRRIEQLRDDVDRVRNRHRDMKVRANDLQARVKQVLDRTERLYVNLVDQLNRAVVAEYKNHDERLERFDLEASYGILTALDKQTGR, encoded by the coding sequence GTGAAGCGCCGACAGGCCACATACGCACTCGCAGTGGCGGCTGTCCTGCTGACAGCCCGGGGGGCAAGCCTTCGGGCCGCGCAGGATCCCGTCCATCTCTCGGTGAGCCCCCTGTACTCGTCCTCGGACAAGATCCGCGTCCAGCTCATGAGCGCCGAATACGAGCGGCTCACCGACAACTGGATCAACCAGGACCCGTCGGTGGTGAACATGCTGAACCACTCGCGTGCCAATTCCGACGTGCACCCGCTGGTGCAACTCGGTGCGGGCAGCCTGTACGAAACCATCGGACTCTTTGTCGAGGCCCAAGAGCAGATACAGGCGATCATCAAGGGCAAGGCCCGGAAGGAGGCCGAACCCGGTGCCTTCTTCACGCTCCAGAAAGTGTACTACCAGGCGGGTGAATATGCCCGGTCCGCATCGAGCTATTCGTTCGTTGCGAAGCACCCTCAGTTCCGGAAGCTGGACGAGGCGCGGTATCTGGCGGGACAGGCCTATTTGCGTCTCAATGCCCCCGACCAGGCCGTCGAGGTGCTGAACCAGGTTGATATCAGCACACGCTGGGGTGCCTATGCCCGCTATTCGCTGGCCGTTGCCTATACCCAGCTCAACCGGATGGACGAAGCTGTCAGGGCCTACCGGGAGGCTATCGTCCTGGCTGACCGGACGGTCAAGGCCGGCGGCATCGAGGTGGCGGAGCGTGTCGTGACGGTGCTCCGGGCGCGTGGGCCGGGGTCCGAAAACGCCGAGGAACAGGTGGTCCAGGGCAGCGAGACCATCCGGACTACGCTCACGCCGCTGACCGATTCGGAACTGAAGGCGCTGGAGGGTTTGCGGTCACGCGCCCAGATCGGCCTGGGTTATCACTACATCCAGTTCAAGCAGTACCAGCAGGCTTTCGATGCGCTGTCGGCGGTGCCTGAAACCGACGCCTACTTCATCGAGGCGCTTTACGCGAAGGCATGGGCGCTCATCTACCAGAAGCGGCTCACCGAAGCGATCGTACTGCTCAACAGCCTGCTGAAACGGTCGCGCACCGGACAGTTCGCTTACGAGGCCTATCTGGTGGTTGGTTCCTGTTTCATGAATCTCGGCGCCTATGACCGGGCAATCAAGTCCTACCGGTCGGCGCAGGAGCTGTACAAGCGCGAGCGCGAGGTTGTCCGGGCCGTGGCCGAGGCGGACTTCTTCCGCGACCGCTTCGATCTTATCCGCAGCTACTTCATCCTGGAACGTGAAGGTGCCCGTGATCCGTTCGGTCTTGCCGAGTCGCGGCTCACGGATTTCGACCAGCTCGTTTATGCGAATATCGTATCCAATCCGGTGGTGCGCGACAGCTACACGCAGTTCGACGATATCGGCCGCTACCTGGCCGCACTGAATGACCGCCGTGACAATCTGGTCCGTTACCAGATCATGATTGACGACAAGTTGCGGACAGTCGCACGGGTTGCCGATGTCCTGGACAAGGAATGGACCCCGCGTTTCAAGGACCTGCTGGAGGATTTCACCCAGCTTGATGACCGCATCAATGCCAAGGGCAGGCGGTTCGATATCTGGGCCATGGCTTCGCCGAAGGAGACGATGCTGTTGCGTGATCTCCAGACGAAGAAGAACGCCATCCAGGAGATCGAGACGGATCTGAAAGGGGTGCAGGGACAGGTCGGTTCGGTATCCAGCCGGCTCCAGGCGGACGCGGCGCAGGATATTACCAGCCGTGTGGCGGCATCCGGCGATCGTGTCGAGAAACTGAAGCGGATGCAGCGTCTTCGGGCCGGAGAGGCGATCTGGAAGATCGTCGCTGTTGACCCGACCCAGCGTGTTTCGCGCGAAGCGGGAATCGAAACCCGGCAGCGGCGGGACGTGGCACGCATCAAGCAGGACATCGACCGCGTTCAGCGGCGGATCGAACAGCTTCGGGATGATGTTGATCGCGTGCGCAACCGTCACCGGGACATGAAGGTCCGGGCGAACGATCTCCAGGCCCGGGTGAAACAGGTGCTCGACCGGACCGAGAGGCTGTACGTCAATCTGGTGGACCAGCTCAACCGGGCGGTCGTGGCCGAATACAAGAACCATGACGAACGTCTTGAGCGCTTCGATCTTGAGGCCAGTTACGGAATCCTGACAGCACTCGACAAGCAGACGGGAAGGTAA
- a CDS encoding tetratricopeptide repeat protein: protein MSACMISLLAVAGCTEKEDITQRRRRPGAQLREVEKVERIQQDLVIEDTPAPVQGGPIVDFGSEAAELSRELDAELKAQTAARKLAEEMDRKREAERMDQLSALEAASAEKRRELAAATTLKASEISMSDQQLKKLIAASEEFVAKGEAQKSRANIVPQAIHRLADLYVVAENARYQEALMDFDLATKACEANPRIECPDDIPLKDYSQAIGSYNRLLNEFPDRKDNDRVLYMLSFCYQEMAMVAAAEKVLTDFIARYPKDQRTQAAHFRLGELYFTNATGLDLFEARPWLEKASASYKKATEFDPDSEYFDRSLYKLGWTHFRMQQYSVTVDFMARLVETRSRIEIEQKKTYRNFDELYVKDTGLVREAVQYMSIAFTEMGDGKSGPRNLEEYWAKRKSQPYEQYTYIALGEYLSNEERYDEAIAVYERLLAKYPAYHRAPNVYELIITTYEKDKKWEKVVETRKQIITALAPGGLWWNTNQKDQETVALAVSIRSKAILQMGQYHHAKATHAKTPKSEQPAHFEEAENYYRQFLAEFPNTPEAGDTRYMIAEVYVARGNMPAAAGHYYDVAWVLQLGERQERAGLKAIQAYNDSLEEDLDRIENDRKAKGQVYARKIGLLQSQYTDKVLDAIRKFSEKYPQHEKTLDILVLEGAIHYDGENWTASRNVFQRIVRDYPKDPRSLLPKRYIAVTYMEAGMLKEAEEAYRDAARDPRWSAQDRNDLLTLQTATVYKRAEQFHEQRDYTQAAATFMRVPNEFPQSDIAVKAFFRAATSHRSAERFNDMVATFNDLAARYPQTEEAAAGYVTIGEYYRDTKQLDKAAEQYCRASTLFERQRKMADAEELQYACGKTYEDLKDWNNTQAAFQNYVRRFRDKNLARTLYATFVDGLIYYDRKDWTNADRVFNMVVARHRDMKRQNPGLTDELPARARFLQADRRFDDYTAIKITLPLKRSFQRKQKSLTELLELYAGSAQYRVPEYVTASSHRIGMALLDFRTSILVSEIPKELLIDELLVEEYKLQLEEQSFQFEEKAIETFERNLSYGQQNVYLNEWINKSIDELARIVPAKYARPELGTALFCDEFAYRVYDVRPFGDQEARDSKRKADKEFEDRLKREEEAAEIQKKKAEAEAAEKARQQPPPAPAPAAPKKR, encoded by the coding sequence GTGTCGGCGTGCATGATATCGCTGCTGGCTGTGGCCGGATGCACAGAGAAGGAAGACATCACCCAGCGCCGGCGGCGTCCGGGCGCACAATTGCGTGAAGTCGAGAAGGTCGAACGTATCCAGCAGGACCTGGTGATCGAGGATACACCGGCACCGGTGCAGGGCGGCCCCATCGTGGATTTCGGTTCAGAGGCGGCCGAGCTGAGCCGCGAGCTGGATGCCGAGCTGAAGGCCCAGACTGCCGCACGAAAGCTGGCCGAGGAGATGGACCGCAAGCGCGAGGCCGAGCGGATGGATCAGCTCTCCGCGCTGGAGGCCGCCAGCGCCGAAAAGCGCCGGGAACTGGCCGCCGCGACCACCCTGAAGGCAAGCGAAATCTCCATGAGCGACCAGCAGCTCAAGAAACTGATCGCCGCAAGCGAGGAGTTTGTCGCCAAGGGTGAAGCCCAGAAGAGCCGGGCCAATATCGTCCCGCAGGCGATCCACCGGCTCGCGGACCTGTATGTCGTCGCCGAAAATGCCCGCTACCAGGAAGCGCTGATGGATTTCGACCTCGCCACCAAGGCGTGTGAGGCGAACCCCAGGATCGAATGCCCGGACGATATCCCGCTGAAAGACTATTCCCAGGCGATCGGGTCCTATAACCGCCTGTTGAACGAGTTCCCGGACCGCAAGGATAACGACCGCGTCCTCTACATGCTGTCGTTCTGTTATCAGGAAATGGCGATGGTGGCGGCAGCCGAGAAGGTACTGACCGATTTTATTGCCCGCTACCCCAAGGACCAGCGTACACAGGCGGCTCACTTCCGGCTGGGTGAACTGTATTTCACCAACGCTACCGGGCTGGATCTGTTCGAGGCCCGGCCGTGGCTGGAGAAGGCCTCGGCGTCGTACAAGAAGGCTACGGAGTTCGATCCGGACAGCGAGTATTTCGACCGTTCCCTTTACAAGCTCGGATGGACGCACTTCCGGATGCAGCAGTACTCGGTCACTGTGGATTTCATGGCCCGGCTGGTCGAGACCCGGTCGCGGATCGAGATCGAGCAGAAGAAGACCTACAGGAACTTCGACGAACTGTATGTCAAGGACACGGGGCTGGTCCGCGAAGCGGTCCAGTACATGTCGATTGCCTTTACGGAAATGGGCGACGGCAAGAGTGGCCCCAGGAATCTCGAGGAATACTGGGCGAAGCGGAAGTCGCAGCCCTATGAGCAATACACCTACATTGCGCTGGGTGAGTACCTCAGCAACGAGGAACGCTACGACGAAGCGATAGCGGTTTACGAGCGGCTGCTGGCGAAATATCCGGCCTATCATCGCGCTCCGAACGTCTACGAACTGATCATCACCACCTATGAGAAGGACAAGAAGTGGGAAAAGGTGGTTGAGACTCGCAAGCAGATCATCACGGCTCTTGCACCGGGTGGGCTCTGGTGGAACACGAACCAGAAGGATCAGGAGACGGTGGCCCTCGCGGTCAGCATCCGTTCCAAGGCCATCCTCCAGATGGGTCAGTACCACCATGCCAAGGCCACGCATGCAAAGACGCCCAAGAGCGAGCAGCCGGCGCATTTCGAGGAGGCTGAAAACTACTACCGGCAGTTCCTGGCGGAGTTCCCCAACACGCCTGAAGCGGGCGACACCCGCTACATGATCGCCGAGGTCTACGTGGCGCGTGGAAACATGCCGGCAGCGGCGGGGCATTACTACGATGTCGCCTGGGTGCTCCAGCTCGGGGAACGGCAGGAGAGGGCCGGCCTCAAGGCCATCCAGGCCTACAACGATTCGCTGGAAGAGGATCTCGACCGCATCGAGAACGACCGCAAGGCCAAGGGACAGGTCTATGCACGCAAGATCGGCCTGCTCCAGAGCCAGTATACCGACAAGGTGCTGGATGCGATCCGCAAGTTCTCGGAGAAATACCCGCAACACGAGAAGACCCTCGATATTCTCGTGCTGGAAGGTGCCATCCATTATGACGGCGAGAACTGGACGGCATCGCGCAACGTATTCCAGCGGATCGTGAGGGATTATCCGAAAGACCCGCGTTCGCTGCTGCCCAAGCGGTACATCGCGGTCACGTACATGGAAGCCGGCATGCTGAAGGAGGCCGAAGAGGCTTATCGCGACGCGGCCAGAGACCCCAGGTGGTCGGCGCAGGACCGCAATGACCTGCTCACGCTGCAGACGGCGACCGTATACAAGCGCGCCGAACAGTTCCACGAGCAGCGCGACTACACGCAGGCGGCGGCGACATTCATGCGTGTTCCCAACGAATTCCCGCAGTCGGATATCGCCGTCAAGGCGTTCTTCCGGGCCGCTACCTCGCACCGGAGCGCCGAGCGGTTCAACGACATGGTGGCGACCTTCAACGACCTCGCGGCCAGGTACCCGCAGACCGAAGAGGCGGCTGCCGGATATGTGACGATCGGCGAGTACTACCGGGACACGAAGCAGCTCGACAAGGCGGCCGAGCAGTATTGCCGGGCCTCGACCCTGTTTGAGCGCCAGAGAAAAATGGCTGACGCCGAGGAGCTCCAGTATGCCTGCGGCAAGACCTATGAGGACCTGAAGGACTGGAACAACACGCAGGCGGCGTTCCAGAACTATGTCCGCCGGTTCAGGGACAAGAATCTCGCCCGTACGCTGTACGCGACGTTCGTGGACGGCCTGATTTACTATGATCGCAAGGACTGGACGAACGCTGACCGTGTATTCAATATGGTGGTCGCCCGTCATCGGGACATGAAGCGCCAGAATCCGGGCCTGACGGATGAACTTCCCGCCCGGGCCCGCTTCCTCCAGGCTGACCGCCGGTTCGACGACTACACGGCCATCAAGATCACGCTGCCGCTCAAGCGGTCGTTCCAGCGCAAGCAGAAGTCGCTTACCGAACTGCTGGAGCTCTATGCCGGATCGGCGCAGTATCGCGTGCCGGAATATGTAACCGCCTCATCACACCGGATCGGCATGGCACTTCTGGATTTCCGTACCTCCATCCTTGTGTCGGAGATACCTAAGGAACTGCTGATCGATGAACTGCTGGTTGAGGAGTACAAGCTGCAGCTCGAGGAGCAGTCCTTCCAGTTCGAAGAAAAGGCAATTGAAACTTTCGAACGTAACCTGAGCTACGGGCAGCAGAACGTCTACCTGAACGAATGGATCAATAAGTCGATTGACGAACTGGCCCGCATCGTTCCGGCGAAGTACGCCCGCCCGGAACTGGGAACCGCGCTCTTCTGCGACGAATTCGCATACCGGGTTTACGACGTCCGGCCGTTCGGCGACCAGGAGGCCCGGGACTCCAAGCGCAAGGCGGACAAGGAGTTCGAGGACCGGCTGAAGCGCGAGGAAGAAGCTGCCGAGATACAGAAGAAGAAGGCGGAGGCCGAGGCGGCCGAAAAGGCCAGGCAGCAGCCACCACCCGCACCCGCTCCGGCGGCACCAAAGAAACGCTAG
- a CDS encoding TonB family protein, with translation MSVTGSEKQHGHSAAGGQQQGLLPCVIEGGSGRRGYFAGGKLVIGPGGNGAFAAKGIDAPVQIAGPSKSADQFYLFLTREMTGRIIRGNETTPIDDPSALGLRENNGRYALPVTKEMKVDLRIGEAVLRFSWEMENTEQPSAKKPSAAPSSAQGRPPAPPPASPGKMPVFRRAKSKDKDKEKKRGRIRMTTKPIRWVEIPVTDPGNKPMVGSFGLVATVCIGVLATLAYMRLHYLPPKDIAAPPPKIVTKLLVPEKPELPPPPPIEKPLEMKKEEVVEEPKADAKPDKAPNAEATREERRAQAKEQVKSQGLLAVLGSKGGPSASRDITRATSALQNVFQGLGAVTTSSKGDTDIKNLGGYGEAGGIDDAIAGLKAVKSNVGKTTAEKVDDSIVSGEAAGDNRRSYAAIAAVMRRYQPLLKSRHTRLLRTAPAAQGKITVEFTIAADGSVKSQKITDSAFSRYPEFEKEILDLIGKIRFEPIEKGEVRVAFPFIFTVSG, from the coding sequence ATGTCGGTAACGGGTTCCGAAAAACAGCACGGCCATTCGGCGGCAGGCGGCCAGCAGCAGGGCCTTTTGCCCTGTGTGATTGAAGGCGGCAGCGGCCGGCGCGGCTACTTTGCCGGCGGCAAACTGGTGATCGGACCTGGTGGAAATGGCGCTTTTGCGGCCAAGGGGATCGACGCCCCGGTTCAGATTGCCGGCCCGTCCAAGTCGGCAGACCAGTTTTACCTGTTCCTCACCCGGGAAATGACAGGGCGGATCATCCGGGGGAATGAAACCACCCCCATTGATGATCCGTCGGCGCTGGGGCTCCGCGAGAATAACGGCCGCTACGCGCTGCCAGTAACCAAGGAAATGAAAGTTGACCTCAGGATCGGCGAAGCCGTCCTCAGGTTCAGTTGGGAAATGGAAAACACAGAACAGCCATCCGCAAAGAAACCGTCCGCCGCCCCCTCATCCGCACAGGGCCGTCCGCCTGCGCCACCGCCGGCTTCACCCGGAAAGATGCCCGTGTTCCGCCGGGCCAAGTCCAAAGACAAGGACAAGGAAAAGAAGCGCGGCCGCATCCGGATGACCACCAAGCCGATCCGCTGGGTGGAGATTCCGGTTACCGATCCGGGCAACAAGCCAATGGTGGGGTCATTCGGCCTCGTTGCGACGGTCTGTATCGGCGTGCTGGCCACGCTGGCTTACATGCGGCTGCACTACCTGCCTCCCAAGGATATCGCCGCCCCGCCGCCCAAGATCGTGACCAAGCTTCTCGTTCCAGAAAAGCCGGAGCTTCCGCCTCCTCCGCCAATCGAGAAACCGCTGGAGATGAAGAAGGAAGAGGTGGTCGAGGAGCCGAAAGCCGACGCCAAGCCCGACAAGGCACCTAACGCGGAAGCTACCAGGGAGGAGCGCCGCGCCCAGGCCAAGGAGCAGGTGAAGTCCCAGGGACTTCTGGCCGTGCTGGGTTCCAAGGGCGGTCCCTCGGCCAGCCGGGATATCACGCGGGCAACTTCTGCCCTCCAGAACGTGTTCCAGGGCCTTGGTGCCGTGACCACGAGTTCCAAGGGCGACACCGACATAAAGAATCTCGGCGGCTATGGCGAAGCAGGGGGTATCGACGATGCCATCGCCGGGCTGAAAGCCGTCAAGAGCAACGTGGGCAAGACGACGGCCGAGAAAGTGGACGATTCGATCGTCTCCGGAGAGGCCGCTGGTGATAACCGGCGCTCGTACGCTGCTATCGCGGCGGTCATGCGGCGCTACCAGCCGCTGCTGAAGAGCCGTCATACACGGCTCCTGCGTACTGCCCCGGCGGCACAGGGCAAGATCACGGTTGAATTCACCATTGCGGCCGACGGTTCGGTCAAGAGCCAGAAGATTACGGATTCCGCCTTCAGCCGCTATCCGGAGTTTGAAAAGGAAATCCTCGACCTGATCGGCAAGATCCGCTTCGAACCGATCGAAAAGGGCGAGGTTCGCGTTGCCTTCCCGTTCATCTTCACCGTCAGCGGCTGA